Proteins encoded within one genomic window of Acidobacteriota bacterium:
- a CDS encoding serine/threonine protein kinase — MSKRAARKARWAGLRGDYATAGDLYRLAGEPEKALRMYRKGRLYRLAAQVADELGDFEQASLDYERGGLPLEAAEAALRAGDRERAARLFVTAGQTRRAAEIQEAGGRPAAAARLYELSGDLRRAARLFLDARQPERALRAIEKLLRDSGLGGGSRRELLELAARGAKQLLAAGEPARAAGWLERAGKMAEAARAWERAGDAERAIRAWLASGQAERAAEVAERAFPDRLGAEPAARAYAAAEMWGPAATLFLEAGLPGEAAACFEKLGCPVEAAAAYEAAGDPIAAAERFEQAGDLASAARLYRLAGEVGEAARCLESAGEIEAAAEAFLEAGERVRAARLLDALGAQDRALEILQAVGSDSPERPAAALALARLFERKGMGSVAVKHYREALAAPGTALDDSERIDAWYRLGTLLESLGRARQAAAAFKEVVARDYRFRDAAARLERLHRVDPGDAGNRRERRLPSRYAVLRPLDLGLPGEAFLALDATMEREVCLRRFGPDRLPTDAAIERVLGDVRRVARLHHPAIAAIHDAGRDDKGLFIVQEHVRGRSLRAILEAEGPLDAPRAVQVLTRVAEALDYAHGLGLLARVLRPESIIVTPSWEIKMIDFGLALRQRGRTGAPDPYRPPEANRGERMDPSSDVYLLGVLAWEMLAGSPPPPPDPSGGAPPRLPVAPDRPVPDLLQKVVSRCLAPSRLDRYGSAQQLLEELHGTSLLPGTLLANRYEILRELGRGGMGTVFAARDLVLDEPVALKVLTGPLDETVEKRFIQEIRLARQINHPNIVRVHTFERWRDLRFIVMEFIDGVDLRAWAASRRRIPLGQALDLAAGVAAGLAAAHRLGIVHRDVKPENVLIDAEGRPRLVDFGIARQGDVHLTREGLVIGSPAYMAPEQIRGEATDQRADLYALGILTYFLVTGREPFTSENVAEILQQQLEETPPPPSSLRPGVPAALDALLARVLAKDPNRRPPSVFAFLEELGAVRAALKVVTA; from the coding sequence ATGTCGAAGCGCGCGGCGCGGAAGGCCCGCTGGGCGGGACTTCGTGGCGACTACGCCACGGCCGGCGACCTCTACCGCCTCGCCGGCGAGCCGGAGAAGGCGCTCCGAATGTACCGCAAGGGGCGGCTCTACCGGCTCGCCGCCCAGGTCGCCGACGAGCTGGGGGACTTCGAGCAGGCTTCGCTGGACTACGAGCGGGGCGGGCTGCCCCTGGAAGCCGCCGAGGCCGCGCTCCGGGCCGGTGACCGGGAGCGGGCCGCCCGGCTCTTCGTGACCGCAGGCCAGACGCGCCGCGCGGCCGAGATCCAGGAAGCGGGCGGACGCCCGGCGGCGGCCGCGCGCCTGTACGAACTCTCCGGCGATCTGCGCCGCGCCGCCCGGCTCTTTCTCGACGCCCGCCAGCCGGAACGCGCCCTCCGCGCGATCGAGAAGCTCCTGCGGGACTCGGGCCTGGGCGGAGGGTCCCGCCGGGAACTCCTCGAGCTCGCCGCCCGCGGAGCGAAACAGCTCCTCGCCGCGGGCGAGCCGGCGCGTGCGGCGGGTTGGCTCGAGCGGGCCGGAAAGATGGCGGAGGCCGCCCGGGCGTGGGAGCGGGCCGGCGACGCGGAGCGCGCGATCCGGGCGTGGCTGGCGTCCGGTCAGGCCGAGCGGGCGGCGGAGGTGGCGGAGCGGGCCTTCCCGGACCGGCTCGGCGCCGAACCGGCGGCGCGGGCCTATGCGGCGGCCGAGATGTGGGGGCCGGCGGCGACGCTCTTCCTCGAGGCGGGCCTCCCCGGCGAAGCCGCCGCCTGCTTCGAGAAGCTCGGCTGTCCCGTCGAGGCGGCCGCCGCCTACGAAGCGGCGGGTGATCCCATCGCGGCGGCCGAGCGGTTCGAGCAAGCCGGAGATCTCGCCTCCGCGGCCCGGTTGTACCGGCTGGCGGGGGAGGTCGGAGAGGCGGCGCGCTGCCTGGAGTCGGCGGGAGAGATCGAGGCCGCCGCCGAGGCCTTTCTCGAGGCTGGGGAGCGGGTGCGGGCGGCGAGGCTGCTCGATGCCCTCGGGGCCCAGGACCGGGCGCTCGAGATCCTCCAAGCGGTCGGGTCGGACTCCCCCGAGCGGCCCGCCGCGGCGCTGGCGTTGGCGCGTCTGTTCGAACGGAAAGGGATGGGGTCGGTGGCCGTCAAGCACTACCGGGAGGCGCTGGCCGCCCCCGGAACCGCTCTCGACGACTCCGAGCGGATCGACGCGTGGTACCGGCTCGGAACGCTGCTCGAATCGCTGGGGCGGGCGCGCCAGGCGGCGGCCGCTTTCAAGGAGGTCGTGGCGAGGGACTACCGGTTCCGCGACGCGGCGGCGCGTCTCGAACGCCTCCACCGCGTCGATCCGGGCGACGCCGGAAACCGACGGGAGCGCCGCCTCCCCAGCCGGTACGCCGTGCTCCGCCCGCTCGACCTCGGACTGCCGGGCGAGGCCTTTCTGGCTCTCGACGCGACGATGGAGCGGGAGGTGTGCCTGCGGCGATTCGGTCCCGACCGCCTCCCCACCGATGCGGCGATCGAGCGGGTGCTCGGCGACGTGCGGCGGGTGGCGCGCTTGCACCATCCCGCCATTGCCGCGATCCACGATGCCGGCCGCGACGACAAGGGGCTCTTCATCGTCCAGGAGCACGTGCGCGGCCGGTCCCTCCGGGCGATCCTCGAAGCGGAGGGACCGCTCGACGCCCCGCGGGCGGTGCAGGTCCTCACCAGGGTGGCCGAGGCGCTCGATTACGCCCACGGCCTCGGGCTGCTCGCACGCGTTCTCAGGCCCGAATCGATCATCGTGACGCCTTCTTGGGAGATCAAGATGATCGATTTCGGCTTGGCCCTCCGGCAGAGGGGTCGCACGGGCGCGCCGGATCCGTACAGGCCGCCGGAAGCGAATCGTGGCGAGCGCATGGACCCCTCGTCGGACGTCTACCTGCTGGGTGTGCTCGCGTGGGAGATGCTCGCCGGATCCCCTCCTCCCCCGCCCGACCCATCCGGGGGGGCTCCGCCCCGGCTGCCCGTGGCCCCCGATCGCCCCGTGCCCGACTTGCTGCAGAAGGTCGTCTCGCGCTGCCTGGCCCCGAGCCGCCTCGACCGCTACGGGTCCGCCCAGCAGCTCCTCGAGGAGCTGCACGGCACCTCCCTCCTTCCCGGAACCCTGCTGGCGAATCGCTACGAGATCCTGCGCGAGCTGGGACGGGGAGGCATGGGCACCGTGTTCGCCGCCCGCGATCTCGTGCTCGACGAACCGGTCGCCCTGAAGGTCCTCACCGGCCCCCTCGACGAGACGGTCGAGAAGCGGTTCATCCAGGAGATCCGGCTCGCCCGGCAGATCAACCACCCGAACATCGTCAGGGTCCACACGTTCGAGCGCTGGCGTGACCTTCGGTTCATCGTGATGGAGTTCATCGACGGCGTCGATCTGCGCGCCTGGGCGGCGTCGAGGCGCCGGATTCCTCTCGGCCAGGCGCTCGACCTCGCGGCGGGGGTCGCGGCCGGCCTCGCCGCCGCCCACCGACTCGGGATCGTGCACCGCGACGTGAAACCGGAGAACGTGCTCATCGACGCCGAGGGCCGGCCGCGGCTGGTCGACTTCGGCATCGCGCGCCAGGGAGACGTGCACCTGACCCGCGAGGGTCTCGTCATCGGGTCGCCGGCCTACATGGCACCGGAACAGATCCGCGGGGAGGCGACCGACCAGCGGGCCGACCTGTACGCTCTCGGGATCCTGACGTACTTCCTGGTCACCGGCCGCGAGCCGTTCACCTCGGAGAACGTCGCCGAGATCCTCCAGCAGCAGCTCGAGGAGACTCCCCCGCCGCCCTCCTCGCTCCGCCCCGGCGTACCGGCGGCGCTCGACGCCCTGCTGGCCAGGGTGCTCGCCAAGGATCCGAACCGGCGCCCGCCGAGCGTCTTCGCCTTCCTCGAGGAGCTCGGCGCGGTGCGCGCCGCGCTGAAGGTCGTCACGGCCTGA